The Brassica napus cultivar Da-Ae chromosome C7, Da-Ae, whole genome shotgun sequence genome has a segment encoding these proteins:
- the LOC106420968 gene encoding lysine-specific demethylase JMJ25 isoform X6, whose product MSENEAVPDEFRCSRSDGKQWRCKRRALEGKKMCETHTSQLTLKRSKQKAAEPTRSRRGDEASEIEREGLGRSKKKRERAEAVDEAVRKMKLKRGDLQLDLIRMALKRESEKKKKKKKKRKEISVNKRFGDFVGEELTKVLPYGIMAISPPSPTTSNVSSPSPCDVRVGEEPVSLTKRRFRSKNIEPLPFGKMQVVPLKGNLVKAKKRCHWCGTRGFEDLVSCLSCEREFFCVDCIEKRNKGSKEEVGKKCPVCCGTCRCKACSATISGVTECKDSRKVRSDIDRVLHLHYAVCMLLPVLKQINAEDKVEVNLTEPQIHSSDLTSDQQELCSHDCAVVDSQKMCTRSSSVLRLSSDQDCNQRSLSKKVGLVKCSNGVESCKQSLKKALVDWKREKVKRCSNNLSLRTLFSLELTSKLEISAEEIISCYELPETLDKHLACPFCLGKEKPSTSSDSRLKEASRRREEKSDNFLYYPTVMDFQQNNLEHFQTHWSKGHPIIVRSVLKRGSSLNWDPIALFCSYLKKSNSKTGNTTDCMDWFEVDIGVKLVFLGSLRGEAETNTCQERLKLEGWLSSSLFEEQFPNHFAEILRILPIPYYMDPKRGLLNIAAGLPDVIQAPNLGPCLNISYRSGEEYAKPDYVKKLGFETCDMVDILLHVTETVVSTKQICRIRKLMQNIGKVRSKNPERKEESRFCRGKKQDRIDTSYAQRDWSDDSSSSDSESSQHRLGSSEFKVEERESCNDSCEEGSLSSSCGAQWDVFRIQDVSKLLEYIKNHCLELVPMDSSKEQVSHPLLEQSYYLDEYHKARLKEEFDVEPWSFNQCVGEAVIVPAGCPYQNRKNKSCVNVALNFLSPEHVAESIKLVDELNQLPRSVKKKANKIEVKKMAICKISEAINEIRELTSSDSTAASRL is encoded by the exons CAAGCAGAAGGCTGCCGAGCCGAcgagatcaagaagaggagaCGAAGCGTCGGAGATCGAGCGAGAGGGACTGGGGAGATCGAAAAAGAAGAGGGAGAGAGCGGAGGCTGTTGATGAAGCGGTGAGGAAGATGAAGTTGAAGAGAGGGGATTTGCAGTTGGATTTGATAAGGATGGCGTTGAAGAGAGAatctgagaagaagaagaagaagaagaagaagaggaaggagattAGTGTTAATAAAAGGTTTGGTGATTTCGTTGGGGAAGAGTTAACGAAGGTTCTTCCTTATGGCATTATGGCTATCTCTCCACCTTCTCCGACTACAAGCAATgtgtcttctccttctccttgtgATGTTAGAGTAGGTGAAGAACCTGTTTCCTTGACTAAGAGAAGGTTCAGGTCTAAGAATATTGAGCCTTTGCCTTTTGGGAAGATGCAG GTGGTTCCTTTGAAGGGAAATTTGGTTAAGGCCAAGAAGAGGTGCCATTGGTGTGGAACCAGAGGATTTGAGGATTTGGTTAGCTGTCTGAGTTGTGAAAGAGAGTTCTTTTGCGTTGATTGTATCGAGAAAAG GAACAAGGGATCAAAAGAAGAAGTTGGGAAAAAATGCCCTGTATGCTGTGGAACATGTAGGTGCAAGGCTTGCTCAGCCACTATCTCTGGAGTCACTGAATGTAAG GATTCTCGGAAAGTAAGGAGTGATATTGACAGGGTTTTGCATCTTCATTATGCTGTCTGCATGCTTCTTCCTGTATTAAAACAAATCAACGCTGAAGACAAAGTAGAGGTGAATCTAACTGAACCGCAGATCCATAGCTCTGACTTAACCTCTGATCAACAAGAGCTCTG TAGTCATGACTGTGCCGTTGTGGATTCGCAAAAGATGTGCACACGCAGCTCCTCTGTTCTCAGGCTGAGTTCTGATCAAGACTGTAATCAAAGGAGCTTATCTAAAAAGGTTGGATTAGTCAAGTGCTCGAACGGTGTAGAATCTTGTAAGCAATCTCTAAAGAAAGCTCTGGTAGATTGGAAGCGTGAAAAGGTGAAAAGGTGCAGCAATAACCTTTCTTTGAGAACTCTATTCTCTCTGGAGTTGACAAGCAAGTTAGAGATCAGTGCCGAAGAAATAATCAGTTGCTATGAGTTGCCTGAAACTTTAGATAAACACTTGGCATGTCCGTTTTGTCTTGGAAAGGAAAAGCCATCCACTAGTAGTGACAGCCGTTTGAAAGAAGCATccaggagaagagaagaaaaatctGATAACTTCTTATACTACCCCACGGTGATGGATTTTCAACAAAATAATCTCGAACATTTTCAAACACACTGGAGCAAAGGGCATCCTATTATAGTTCGTAGCGTGTTAAAGCGAGGTTCAAGCCTGAACTGGGATCCAATAGCCTTGTTTTGTAGCTATCTTAAAAAGAGCAATAGCAAAACCGGTAATACAACTGATTGCATGGATTGGTTTGAG GTAGACATTGGGGTGAAACTAGTTTTTTTGGGGTCTTTGAGAGGAGAGGCTGAGACTAATACTTGTCAAGAGAGGCTGAAGCTAGAGGGATGGCTTTCGTCTTCTTTGTTTGAAGAACAGTTCCCAAATCATTTTGCTGAAATACTGAGAATTTTACCAATTCCTTATTACATGGATCCAAAGCGTGGCTTACTAAATATAGCTGCTGGCTTACCTGATGTTATCCAAGCACCCAACCTAGGTCCATGCCTCAATATTTCTTATAGGAGTGGTGAAGAATATGCAAAGCCTGATTATGTGAAGAAGTTGGGTTTTGAAACTTGTGACATG GTTGATATCTTGTTGCATGTCACTGAAACAGTAGTGTCAACAAAACAGATTTGCAGAATAAGAAAGCTAATGCAAAATATTGGGAAAGTAAGATCTAAAAACCCAGAAAGGAAGGAGGAGAGCAGATTTTGTAGGGGAAAGAAACAAGATAGGATTGACACTTCATATGCTCAGAGGGATTGGTCGGATGACTCTTCCAGTTCTGATTCAGAATCTTCACAACACCGTCTAGGAAGTAGTGAGTTTAAGGTAGAGGAAAGAGAAAGTTGCAATGACTCCTGCGAAGAAGGAAGCCTAAGCAGCTCTTGCGGTGCCCAATGGGATGTATTCCGGATACAAGATGTTTCTAAACTTCTTGAGTATATTAAGAACCACTGTCTTGAGCTAGTACCCATGGATTCCAGCAAAGAACAA GTGAGTCATCCATTACTTGAGCAGAGTTACTATCTTGATGAGTATCACAAAGCAAGGCTTAAGGAAGAGTTTG ACGTTGAACCGTGGAGTTTTAATCAATGTGTTGGGGAAGCAGTCATCGTCCCTGCTGGATGTCCATACCAAAATAGAAAGAATAAG TCTTGCGTAAACGTGGCCTTGAATTTTCTCTCACCTGAGCACGTTGCTGAATCTATCAAACTAGTGGACGAGCTTAATCAACTTCCTCGGAGCGTCAAAAAGAAAGCAAACAAGATTGAG GTGAAGAAAATGGCAATCTGTAAAATCAGCGAAGCTATAAATGAGATCCGGGAGCTCACGTCTTCAGATTCTACGGCTGCATCGAGATTGTAA
- the LOC106420968 gene encoding uncharacterized protein LOC106420968 isoform X3, translated as MSENEAVPDEFRCSRSDGKQWRCKRRALEGKKMCETHTSQLTLKRSKQKAAEPTRSRRGDEASEIEREGLGRSKKKRERAEAVDEAVRKMKLKRGDLQLDLIRMALKRESEKKKKKKKKRKEISVNKRFGDFVGEELTKVLPYGIMAISPPSPTTSNVSSPSPCDVRVGEEPVSLTKRRFRSKNIEPLPFGKMQVVPLKGNLVKAKKRCHWCGTRGFEDLVSCLSCEREFFCVDCIEKRSSHLIEFGLWNELGTRDQKKKLGKNALYAVEHVGARLAQPLSLESLNDSRKVRSDIDRVLHLHYAVCMLLPVLKQINAEDKVEVNLTEPQIHSSDLTSDQQELCHDCAVVDSQKMCTRSSSVLRLSSDQDCNQRSLSKKVGLVKCSNGVESCKQSLKKALVDWKREKVKRCSNNLSLRTLFSLELTSKLEISAEEIISCYELPETLDKHLACPFCLGKEKPSTSSDSRLKEASRRREEKSDNFLYYPTVMDFQQNNLEHFQTHWSKGHPIIVRSVLKRGSSLNWDPIALFCSYLKKSNSKTGNTTDCMDWFEVDIGVKLVFLGSLRGEAETNTCQERLKLEGWLSSSLFEEQFPNHFAEILRILPIPYYMDPKRGLLNIAAGLPDVIQAPNLGPCLNISYRSGEEYAKPDYVKKLGFETCDMVDILLHVTETVVSTKQICRIRKLMQNIGKVRSKNPERKEESRFCRGKKQDRIDTSYAQRDWSDDSSSSDSESSQHRLGSSEFKVEERESCNDSCEEGSLSSSCGAQWDVFRIQDVSKLLEYIKNHCLELVPMDSSKEQVSHPLLEQSYYLDEYHKARLKEEFDVEPWSFNQCVGEAVIVPAGCPYQNRKNKSCVNVALNFLSPEHVAESIKLVDELNQLPRSVKKKANKIEVKKMAICKISEAINEIRELTSSDSTAASRL; from the exons CAAGCAGAAGGCTGCCGAGCCGAcgagatcaagaagaggagaCGAAGCGTCGGAGATCGAGCGAGAGGGACTGGGGAGATCGAAAAAGAAGAGGGAGAGAGCGGAGGCTGTTGATGAAGCGGTGAGGAAGATGAAGTTGAAGAGAGGGGATTTGCAGTTGGATTTGATAAGGATGGCGTTGAAGAGAGAatctgagaagaagaagaagaagaagaagaagaggaaggagattAGTGTTAATAAAAGGTTTGGTGATTTCGTTGGGGAAGAGTTAACGAAGGTTCTTCCTTATGGCATTATGGCTATCTCTCCACCTTCTCCGACTACAAGCAATgtgtcttctccttctccttgtgATGTTAGAGTAGGTGAAGAACCTGTTTCCTTGACTAAGAGAAGGTTCAGGTCTAAGAATATTGAGCCTTTGCCTTTTGGGAAGATGCAG GTGGTTCCTTTGAAGGGAAATTTGGTTAAGGCCAAGAAGAGGTGCCATTGGTGTGGAACCAGAGGATTTGAGGATTTGGTTAGCTGTCTGAGTTGTGAAAGAGAGTTCTTTTGCGTTGATTGTATCGAGAAAAG AAGCAGTCATCTTATTGAGTTTGGGCTTTGGAATGAACTAGGAACAAGGGATCAAAAGAAGAAGTTGGGAAAAAATGCCCTGTATGCTGTGGAACATGTAGGTGCAAGGCTTGCTCAGCCACTATCTCTGGAGTCACTGAAT GATTCTCGGAAAGTAAGGAGTGATATTGACAGGGTTTTGCATCTTCATTATGCTGTCTGCATGCTTCTTCCTGTATTAAAACAAATCAACGCTGAAGACAAAGTAGAGGTGAATCTAACTGAACCGCAGATCCATAGCTCTGACTTAACCTCTGATCAACAAGAGCTCTG TCATGACTGTGCCGTTGTGGATTCGCAAAAGATGTGCACACGCAGCTCCTCTGTTCTCAGGCTGAGTTCTGATCAAGACTGTAATCAAAGGAGCTTATCTAAAAAGGTTGGATTAGTCAAGTGCTCGAACGGTGTAGAATCTTGTAAGCAATCTCTAAAGAAAGCTCTGGTAGATTGGAAGCGTGAAAAGGTGAAAAGGTGCAGCAATAACCTTTCTTTGAGAACTCTATTCTCTCTGGAGTTGACAAGCAAGTTAGAGATCAGTGCCGAAGAAATAATCAGTTGCTATGAGTTGCCTGAAACTTTAGATAAACACTTGGCATGTCCGTTTTGTCTTGGAAAGGAAAAGCCATCCACTAGTAGTGACAGCCGTTTGAAAGAAGCATccaggagaagagaagaaaaatctGATAACTTCTTATACTACCCCACGGTGATGGATTTTCAACAAAATAATCTCGAACATTTTCAAACACACTGGAGCAAAGGGCATCCTATTATAGTTCGTAGCGTGTTAAAGCGAGGTTCAAGCCTGAACTGGGATCCAATAGCCTTGTTTTGTAGCTATCTTAAAAAGAGCAATAGCAAAACCGGTAATACAACTGATTGCATGGATTGGTTTGAG GTAGACATTGGGGTGAAACTAGTTTTTTTGGGGTCTTTGAGAGGAGAGGCTGAGACTAATACTTGTCAAGAGAGGCTGAAGCTAGAGGGATGGCTTTCGTCTTCTTTGTTTGAAGAACAGTTCCCAAATCATTTTGCTGAAATACTGAGAATTTTACCAATTCCTTATTACATGGATCCAAAGCGTGGCTTACTAAATATAGCTGCTGGCTTACCTGATGTTATCCAAGCACCCAACCTAGGTCCATGCCTCAATATTTCTTATAGGAGTGGTGAAGAATATGCAAAGCCTGATTATGTGAAGAAGTTGGGTTTTGAAACTTGTGACATG GTTGATATCTTGTTGCATGTCACTGAAACAGTAGTGTCAACAAAACAGATTTGCAGAATAAGAAAGCTAATGCAAAATATTGGGAAAGTAAGATCTAAAAACCCAGAAAGGAAGGAGGAGAGCAGATTTTGTAGGGGAAAGAAACAAGATAGGATTGACACTTCATATGCTCAGAGGGATTGGTCGGATGACTCTTCCAGTTCTGATTCAGAATCTTCACAACACCGTCTAGGAAGTAGTGAGTTTAAGGTAGAGGAAAGAGAAAGTTGCAATGACTCCTGCGAAGAAGGAAGCCTAAGCAGCTCTTGCGGTGCCCAATGGGATGTATTCCGGATACAAGATGTTTCTAAACTTCTTGAGTATATTAAGAACCACTGTCTTGAGCTAGTACCCATGGATTCCAGCAAAGAACAA GTGAGTCATCCATTACTTGAGCAGAGTTACTATCTTGATGAGTATCACAAAGCAAGGCTTAAGGAAGAGTTTG ACGTTGAACCGTGGAGTTTTAATCAATGTGTTGGGGAAGCAGTCATCGTCCCTGCTGGATGTCCATACCAAAATAGAAAGAATAAG TCTTGCGTAAACGTGGCCTTGAATTTTCTCTCACCTGAGCACGTTGCTGAATCTATCAAACTAGTGGACGAGCTTAATCAACTTCCTCGGAGCGTCAAAAAGAAAGCAAACAAGATTGAG GTGAAGAAAATGGCAATCTGTAAAATCAGCGAAGCTATAAATGAGATCCGGGAGCTCACGTCTTCAGATTCTACGGCTGCATCGAGATTGTAA
- the LOC106420968 gene encoding uncharacterized protein LOC106420968 isoform X1, whose protein sequence is MSENEAVPDEFRCSRSDGKQWRCKRRALEGKKMCETHTSQLTLKRSKQKAAEPTRSRRGDEASEIEREGLGRSKKKRERAEAVDEAVRKMKLKRGDLQLDLIRMALKRESEKKKKKKKKRKEISVNKRFGDFVGEELTKVLPYGIMAISPPSPTTSNVSSPSPCDVRVGEEPVSLTKRRFRSKNIEPLPFGKMQVVPLKGNLVKAKKRCHWCGTRGFEDLVSCLSCEREFFCVDCIEKRSSHLIEFGLWNELGTRDQKKKLGKNALYAVEHVGARLAQPLSLESLNDSRKVRSDIDRVLHLHYAVCMLLPVLKQINAEDKVEVNLTEPQIHSSDLTSDQQELCCSSHDCAVVDSQKMCTRSSSVLRLSSDQDCNQRSLSKKVGLVKCSNGVESCKQSLKKALVDWKREKVKRCSNNLSLRTLFSLELTSKLEISAEEIISCYELPETLDKHLACPFCLGKEKPSTSSDSRLKEASRRREEKSDNFLYYPTVMDFQQNNLEHFQTHWSKGHPIIVRSVLKRGSSLNWDPIALFCSYLKKSNSKTGNTTDCMDWFEVDIGVKLVFLGSLRGEAETNTCQERLKLEGWLSSSLFEEQFPNHFAEILRILPIPYYMDPKRGLLNIAAGLPDVIQAPNLGPCLNISYRSGEEYAKPDYVKKLGFETCDMVDILLHVTETVVSTKQICRIRKLMQNIGKVRSKNPERKEESRFCRGKKQDRIDTSYAQRDWSDDSSSSDSESSQHRLGSSEFKVEERESCNDSCEEGSLSSSCGAQWDVFRIQDVSKLLEYIKNHCLELVPMDSSKEQVSHPLLEQSYYLDEYHKARLKEEFDVEPWSFNQCVGEAVIVPAGCPYQNRKNKSCVNVALNFLSPEHVAESIKLVDELNQLPRSVKKKANKIEVKKMAICKISEAINEIRELTSSDSTAASRL, encoded by the exons CAAGCAGAAGGCTGCCGAGCCGAcgagatcaagaagaggagaCGAAGCGTCGGAGATCGAGCGAGAGGGACTGGGGAGATCGAAAAAGAAGAGGGAGAGAGCGGAGGCTGTTGATGAAGCGGTGAGGAAGATGAAGTTGAAGAGAGGGGATTTGCAGTTGGATTTGATAAGGATGGCGTTGAAGAGAGAatctgagaagaagaagaagaagaagaagaagaggaaggagattAGTGTTAATAAAAGGTTTGGTGATTTCGTTGGGGAAGAGTTAACGAAGGTTCTTCCTTATGGCATTATGGCTATCTCTCCACCTTCTCCGACTACAAGCAATgtgtcttctccttctccttgtgATGTTAGAGTAGGTGAAGAACCTGTTTCCTTGACTAAGAGAAGGTTCAGGTCTAAGAATATTGAGCCTTTGCCTTTTGGGAAGATGCAG GTGGTTCCTTTGAAGGGAAATTTGGTTAAGGCCAAGAAGAGGTGCCATTGGTGTGGAACCAGAGGATTTGAGGATTTGGTTAGCTGTCTGAGTTGTGAAAGAGAGTTCTTTTGCGTTGATTGTATCGAGAAAAG AAGCAGTCATCTTATTGAGTTTGGGCTTTGGAATGAACTAGGAACAAGGGATCAAAAGAAGAAGTTGGGAAAAAATGCCCTGTATGCTGTGGAACATGTAGGTGCAAGGCTTGCTCAGCCACTATCTCTGGAGTCACTGAAT GATTCTCGGAAAGTAAGGAGTGATATTGACAGGGTTTTGCATCTTCATTATGCTGTCTGCATGCTTCTTCCTGTATTAAAACAAATCAACGCTGAAGACAAAGTAGAGGTGAATCTAACTGAACCGCAGATCCATAGCTCTGACTTAACCTCTGATCAACAAGAGCTCTG TTGCAGTAGTCATGACTGTGCCGTTGTGGATTCGCAAAAGATGTGCACACGCAGCTCCTCTGTTCTCAGGCTGAGTTCTGATCAAGACTGTAATCAAAGGAGCTTATCTAAAAAGGTTGGATTAGTCAAGTGCTCGAACGGTGTAGAATCTTGTAAGCAATCTCTAAAGAAAGCTCTGGTAGATTGGAAGCGTGAAAAGGTGAAAAGGTGCAGCAATAACCTTTCTTTGAGAACTCTATTCTCTCTGGAGTTGACAAGCAAGTTAGAGATCAGTGCCGAAGAAATAATCAGTTGCTATGAGTTGCCTGAAACTTTAGATAAACACTTGGCATGTCCGTTTTGTCTTGGAAAGGAAAAGCCATCCACTAGTAGTGACAGCCGTTTGAAAGAAGCATccaggagaagagaagaaaaatctGATAACTTCTTATACTACCCCACGGTGATGGATTTTCAACAAAATAATCTCGAACATTTTCAAACACACTGGAGCAAAGGGCATCCTATTATAGTTCGTAGCGTGTTAAAGCGAGGTTCAAGCCTGAACTGGGATCCAATAGCCTTGTTTTGTAGCTATCTTAAAAAGAGCAATAGCAAAACCGGTAATACAACTGATTGCATGGATTGGTTTGAG GTAGACATTGGGGTGAAACTAGTTTTTTTGGGGTCTTTGAGAGGAGAGGCTGAGACTAATACTTGTCAAGAGAGGCTGAAGCTAGAGGGATGGCTTTCGTCTTCTTTGTTTGAAGAACAGTTCCCAAATCATTTTGCTGAAATACTGAGAATTTTACCAATTCCTTATTACATGGATCCAAAGCGTGGCTTACTAAATATAGCTGCTGGCTTACCTGATGTTATCCAAGCACCCAACCTAGGTCCATGCCTCAATATTTCTTATAGGAGTGGTGAAGAATATGCAAAGCCTGATTATGTGAAGAAGTTGGGTTTTGAAACTTGTGACATG GTTGATATCTTGTTGCATGTCACTGAAACAGTAGTGTCAACAAAACAGATTTGCAGAATAAGAAAGCTAATGCAAAATATTGGGAAAGTAAGATCTAAAAACCCAGAAAGGAAGGAGGAGAGCAGATTTTGTAGGGGAAAGAAACAAGATAGGATTGACACTTCATATGCTCAGAGGGATTGGTCGGATGACTCTTCCAGTTCTGATTCAGAATCTTCACAACACCGTCTAGGAAGTAGTGAGTTTAAGGTAGAGGAAAGAGAAAGTTGCAATGACTCCTGCGAAGAAGGAAGCCTAAGCAGCTCTTGCGGTGCCCAATGGGATGTATTCCGGATACAAGATGTTTCTAAACTTCTTGAGTATATTAAGAACCACTGTCTTGAGCTAGTACCCATGGATTCCAGCAAAGAACAA GTGAGTCATCCATTACTTGAGCAGAGTTACTATCTTGATGAGTATCACAAAGCAAGGCTTAAGGAAGAGTTTG ACGTTGAACCGTGGAGTTTTAATCAATGTGTTGGGGAAGCAGTCATCGTCCCTGCTGGATGTCCATACCAAAATAGAAAGAATAAG TCTTGCGTAAACGTGGCCTTGAATTTTCTCTCACCTGAGCACGTTGCTGAATCTATCAAACTAGTGGACGAGCTTAATCAACTTCCTCGGAGCGTCAAAAAGAAAGCAAACAAGATTGAG GTGAAGAAAATGGCAATCTGTAAAATCAGCGAAGCTATAAATGAGATCCGGGAGCTCACGTCTTCAGATTCTACGGCTGCATCGAGATTGTAA
- the LOC106420968 gene encoding uncharacterized protein LOC106420968 isoform X2: protein MSENEAVPDEFRCSRSDGKQWRCKRRALEGKKMCETHTSQLTLKRSKQKAAEPTRSRRGDEASEIEREGLGRSKKKRERAEAVDEAVRKMKLKRGDLQLDLIRMALKRESEKKKKKKKKRKEISVNKRFGDFVGEELTKVLPYGIMAISPPSPTTSNVSSPSPCDVRVGEEPVSLTKRRFRSKNIEPLPFGKMQVVPLKGNLVKAKKRCHWCGTRGFEDLVSCLSCEREFFCVDCIEKRSSHLIEFGLWNELGTRDQKKKLGKNALYAVEHVGARLAQPLSLESLNDSRKVRSDIDRVLHLHYAVCMLLPVLKQINAEDKVEVNLTEPQIHSSDLTSDQQELCSHDCAVVDSQKMCTRSSSVLRLSSDQDCNQRSLSKKVGLVKCSNGVESCKQSLKKALVDWKREKVKRCSNNLSLRTLFSLELTSKLEISAEEIISCYELPETLDKHLACPFCLGKEKPSTSSDSRLKEASRRREEKSDNFLYYPTVMDFQQNNLEHFQTHWSKGHPIIVRSVLKRGSSLNWDPIALFCSYLKKSNSKTGNTTDCMDWFEVDIGVKLVFLGSLRGEAETNTCQERLKLEGWLSSSLFEEQFPNHFAEILRILPIPYYMDPKRGLLNIAAGLPDVIQAPNLGPCLNISYRSGEEYAKPDYVKKLGFETCDMVDILLHVTETVVSTKQICRIRKLMQNIGKVRSKNPERKEESRFCRGKKQDRIDTSYAQRDWSDDSSSSDSESSQHRLGSSEFKVEERESCNDSCEEGSLSSSCGAQWDVFRIQDVSKLLEYIKNHCLELVPMDSSKEQVSHPLLEQSYYLDEYHKARLKEEFDVEPWSFNQCVGEAVIVPAGCPYQNRKNKSCVNVALNFLSPEHVAESIKLVDELNQLPRSVKKKANKIEVKKMAICKISEAINEIRELTSSDSTAASRL from the exons CAAGCAGAAGGCTGCCGAGCCGAcgagatcaagaagaggagaCGAAGCGTCGGAGATCGAGCGAGAGGGACTGGGGAGATCGAAAAAGAAGAGGGAGAGAGCGGAGGCTGTTGATGAAGCGGTGAGGAAGATGAAGTTGAAGAGAGGGGATTTGCAGTTGGATTTGATAAGGATGGCGTTGAAGAGAGAatctgagaagaagaagaagaagaagaagaagaggaaggagattAGTGTTAATAAAAGGTTTGGTGATTTCGTTGGGGAAGAGTTAACGAAGGTTCTTCCTTATGGCATTATGGCTATCTCTCCACCTTCTCCGACTACAAGCAATgtgtcttctccttctccttgtgATGTTAGAGTAGGTGAAGAACCTGTTTCCTTGACTAAGAGAAGGTTCAGGTCTAAGAATATTGAGCCTTTGCCTTTTGGGAAGATGCAG GTGGTTCCTTTGAAGGGAAATTTGGTTAAGGCCAAGAAGAGGTGCCATTGGTGTGGAACCAGAGGATTTGAGGATTTGGTTAGCTGTCTGAGTTGTGAAAGAGAGTTCTTTTGCGTTGATTGTATCGAGAAAAG AAGCAGTCATCTTATTGAGTTTGGGCTTTGGAATGAACTAGGAACAAGGGATCAAAAGAAGAAGTTGGGAAAAAATGCCCTGTATGCTGTGGAACATGTAGGTGCAAGGCTTGCTCAGCCACTATCTCTGGAGTCACTGAAT GATTCTCGGAAAGTAAGGAGTGATATTGACAGGGTTTTGCATCTTCATTATGCTGTCTGCATGCTTCTTCCTGTATTAAAACAAATCAACGCTGAAGACAAAGTAGAGGTGAATCTAACTGAACCGCAGATCCATAGCTCTGACTTAACCTCTGATCAACAAGAGCTCTG TAGTCATGACTGTGCCGTTGTGGATTCGCAAAAGATGTGCACACGCAGCTCCTCTGTTCTCAGGCTGAGTTCTGATCAAGACTGTAATCAAAGGAGCTTATCTAAAAAGGTTGGATTAGTCAAGTGCTCGAACGGTGTAGAATCTTGTAAGCAATCTCTAAAGAAAGCTCTGGTAGATTGGAAGCGTGAAAAGGTGAAAAGGTGCAGCAATAACCTTTCTTTGAGAACTCTATTCTCTCTGGAGTTGACAAGCAAGTTAGAGATCAGTGCCGAAGAAATAATCAGTTGCTATGAGTTGCCTGAAACTTTAGATAAACACTTGGCATGTCCGTTTTGTCTTGGAAAGGAAAAGCCATCCACTAGTAGTGACAGCCGTTTGAAAGAAGCATccaggagaagagaagaaaaatctGATAACTTCTTATACTACCCCACGGTGATGGATTTTCAACAAAATAATCTCGAACATTTTCAAACACACTGGAGCAAAGGGCATCCTATTATAGTTCGTAGCGTGTTAAAGCGAGGTTCAAGCCTGAACTGGGATCCAATAGCCTTGTTTTGTAGCTATCTTAAAAAGAGCAATAGCAAAACCGGTAATACAACTGATTGCATGGATTGGTTTGAG GTAGACATTGGGGTGAAACTAGTTTTTTTGGGGTCTTTGAGAGGAGAGGCTGAGACTAATACTTGTCAAGAGAGGCTGAAGCTAGAGGGATGGCTTTCGTCTTCTTTGTTTGAAGAACAGTTCCCAAATCATTTTGCTGAAATACTGAGAATTTTACCAATTCCTTATTACATGGATCCAAAGCGTGGCTTACTAAATATAGCTGCTGGCTTACCTGATGTTATCCAAGCACCCAACCTAGGTCCATGCCTCAATATTTCTTATAGGAGTGGTGAAGAATATGCAAAGCCTGATTATGTGAAGAAGTTGGGTTTTGAAACTTGTGACATG GTTGATATCTTGTTGCATGTCACTGAAACAGTAGTGTCAACAAAACAGATTTGCAGAATAAGAAAGCTAATGCAAAATATTGGGAAAGTAAGATCTAAAAACCCAGAAAGGAAGGAGGAGAGCAGATTTTGTAGGGGAAAGAAACAAGATAGGATTGACACTTCATATGCTCAGAGGGATTGGTCGGATGACTCTTCCAGTTCTGATTCAGAATCTTCACAACACCGTCTAGGAAGTAGTGAGTTTAAGGTAGAGGAAAGAGAAAGTTGCAATGACTCCTGCGAAGAAGGAAGCCTAAGCAGCTCTTGCGGTGCCCAATGGGATGTATTCCGGATACAAGATGTTTCTAAACTTCTTGAGTATATTAAGAACCACTGTCTTGAGCTAGTACCCATGGATTCCAGCAAAGAACAA GTGAGTCATCCATTACTTGAGCAGAGTTACTATCTTGATGAGTATCACAAAGCAAGGCTTAAGGAAGAGTTTG ACGTTGAACCGTGGAGTTTTAATCAATGTGTTGGGGAAGCAGTCATCGTCCCTGCTGGATGTCCATACCAAAATAGAAAGAATAAG TCTTGCGTAAACGTGGCCTTGAATTTTCTCTCACCTGAGCACGTTGCTGAATCTATCAAACTAGTGGACGAGCTTAATCAACTTCCTCGGAGCGTCAAAAAGAAAGCAAACAAGATTGAG GTGAAGAAAATGGCAATCTGTAAAATCAGCGAAGCTATAAATGAGATCCGGGAGCTCACGTCTTCAGATTCTACGGCTGCATCGAGATTGTAA